A genomic segment from Dendropsophus ebraccatus isolate aDenEbr1 chromosome 7, aDenEbr1.pat, whole genome shotgun sequence encodes:
- the LOC138796705 gene encoding indolethylamine N-methyltransferase-like → MDPCLNLYYPNHEVNARILLLDYYSQHVPYSIFKETTMNMMKCFYKVFNSGLISGETLIDISVGPIIVHLLSLSEFFEEISILEVSDSSIRELELWRSKDPDAFHWTHTSKLLMELKGISRDGWEDAEEMLRRKVKRVVKCDFSKNNPTNPFALPRADCVTCIWGLEMLSRDHDEFRINLRKLSNLIKLGGHLLVYADINASYFMVGDCKYHLLNLDDGFLRQTLIDEGFAIVHYENLEREACTDRLDHVLKAFVVARKVMES, encoded by the exons ATGGATCCCTGCCTGAACCTGTACTATCCTAATCACGAGGTCAACGCCAGGATACTACTGCTAGACTACTACTCTCAACATGTCCCATACTCAATATTTAAGGAGACTACAATGAACATGATGAAATGCTTCTACAAGGTGTTTAACTCAG GTCTGATCAGCGGAGAAACCTTGATCGACATCAGTGTCGGCCCCATTATAGTCCATCTTCTCTCACTTTCTGAGTTCTTTGAAGAAATATCAATTCTAGAAGTCAGTGACTCCTCCATCAGAGAGCTCGAACTGTGGAGAAGCAAAGACCCAGACGCCTTTCACTGGACTCACACCTCCAAGCTGCTCATGGAGCTGAAAGGAATAAGCAG GGATGGCTGGGAAGACGCAGAAGAGATGCTGAGAAGAAAAGTTAAACGTGTAGTGAAGTGTGACTTCAGCAAAAATAACCCGACAAATCCTTTTGCGCTGCCAAGAGCCGACTGTGTTACGTGTATATGGGGGCTGGAAATGCTCAGCAGGGATCATGATGAATTCAGGATAAATCTGAGAAAGTTATCTAACCTGATAAAACTAGGCGGACACCTCCTGGTCTATGCAGATATCAACGCTTCCTATTTTATGGTTGGAGACTGTAAGTACCATCTGCTAAACCTGGACGATGGCTTCTTAAGACAGACTTTAATCGATGAGGGGTTTGCCATTGTACATTATGAGAATCTGGAAAGAGAAGCTTGCACTGACCGCTTAGACCATGTACTAAAAGCTTTTGTTGTTGCCCGCAAGGTGATGGAAAGTTAA